A window of Ignavibacterium sp. contains these coding sequences:
- the truA gene encoding tRNA pseudouridine(38-40) synthase TruA: MNRKFKRPAKPLFNQKKKSFTKDFSRFKVFLEYEGTRFSGWQKQPNARTIQGELINACEKIFGDDFVDLQGSGRTDSGVHALCQVAHLDAKTVLAPEIIKLKLNDLLPYDINILEIEKVKRNFHARHDVKSRSYIYQISRRRTAFGKNFVWWIKDNLDFEAMNSASKIFLGMHDFVSFSDDDPEEKSTKVLIDDIQLKEEDDLIVIRIIGSHFIWKMVRRIVGVLVEVGRGKKSEADILFYLNNQSDEPARFTAPPSGLFLEKVFYEEDEFNKEFNSLIRVKNFLNL; encoded by the coding sequence ATGAACAGGAAATTTAAAAGACCAGCAAAACCTCTGTTCAATCAAAAGAAAAAATCATTCACAAAAGATTTTTCAAGATTTAAAGTATTTCTTGAATACGAAGGCACGAGATTTTCAGGTTGGCAGAAACAACCAAATGCAAGAACAATTCAAGGTGAATTGATAAATGCTTGCGAAAAAATTTTTGGAGATGATTTTGTCGATTTACAAGGTTCGGGAAGAACAGACAGCGGTGTTCACGCACTTTGCCAGGTCGCGCATCTTGATGCAAAAACCGTATTAGCACCTGAAATTATTAAACTTAAGCTCAATGATTTACTCCCTTACGATATAAATATACTTGAAATTGAAAAAGTAAAAAGAAATTTTCACGCAAGACACGATGTAAAAAGTCGTAGCTACATTTATCAGATTTCCAGAAGAAGAACAGCTTTCGGGAAAAATTTTGTTTGGTGGATAAAAGATAATCTTGATTTCGAAGCAATGAATTCTGCATCCAAAATATTTTTGGGAATGCACGACTTCGTTTCATTTTCTGATGACGATCCTGAAGAAAAATCCACAAAAGTTTTGATTGACGATATTCAGTTGAAGGAAGAAGACGATTTAATTGTGATAAGAATTATTGGTTCCCATTTTATTTGGAAAATGGTAAGAAGAATTGTTGGAGTTCTTGTCGAAGTAGGAAGAGGAAAAAAATCTGAAGCTGATATTCTGTTTTATCTTAATAACCAATCAGATGAACCGGCAAGATTCACTGCTCCGCCATCCGGATTGTTTCTTGAAAAAGTTTTTTATGAAGAGGATGAATTCAATAAAGAGTTTAATTCTTTAATCAGAGTAAAAAATTTTTTAAATCTTTAA
- a CDS encoding 6-carboxytetrahydropterin synthase codes for MKIAKEFRWEMGHRLPEHFGLCKNIHGHSYKMIVEFEGELNKDQMVIDYYDVEKIINPIINRLDHAFMVNKNDSIVLDFLEKMNSKKVVVDFDATAENICKFLLSEISKSILPENINSVKVRVYETQFDYAEDTLQLK; via the coding sequence ATGAAAATTGCAAAAGAATTTCGTTGGGAGATGGGACACCGATTGCCCGAACATTTTGGTCTTTGTAAAAATATTCACGGTCATTCCTACAAAATGATTGTTGAGTTTGAAGGTGAATTAAACAAAGATCAGATGGTTATTGATTATTACGATGTGGAAAAAATAATCAATCCGATTATCAATAGGCTTGATCATGCTTTTATGGTTAACAAGAACGACAGTATTGTACTTGATTTTCTCGAAAAGATGAACTCAAAGAAAGTTGTTGTGGATTTTGATGCAACTGCAGAGAACATCTGTAAATTTCTGTTAAGTGAAATCAGTAAATCCATTTTGCCTGAAAATATTAATTCAGTTAAAGTTCGTGTTTATGAAACCCAGTTCGATTATGCTGAAGATACCCTTCAATTAAAATGA
- a CDS encoding radical SAM protein — translation MAKINEIYYSIQGESSFAGIPCVFVRFTYCNLRCTYCDTAYAFYEGRDASVDEIISEIQEYKCKLVEITGGEPLVQREECLELMRKLCHLGYQVMIETGGSLPINDIDPRVKIIMDLKCPSSGMMKKNLYDNIYFLKPIDEVKFVIGTREDYDWAKEIITQYDLSNRCTVLFSPVFGQIEPADIVHWILEDNLPVRFQLQMHKYIWHPESRGV, via the coding sequence ATGGCTAAAATAAACGAGATATATTATTCAATTCAGGGCGAAAGTTCATTTGCCGGAATTCCCTGCGTTTTTGTAAGATTTACTTATTGCAATTTACGCTGCACATATTGTGACACTGCCTATGCTTTTTATGAAGGTAGAGACGCTTCTGTTGATGAGATAATTTCAGAAATCCAGGAATATAAATGCAAACTGGTTGAAATTACCGGTGGAGAACCTTTAGTCCAGAGAGAAGAATGTCTTGAACTGATGAGAAAGCTCTGTCATCTTGGTTATCAGGTGATGATTGAAACCGGTGGAAGTCTTCCGATTAACGATATAGATCCGAGAGTTAAAATCATTATGGATTTAAAGTGTCCCTCCAGCGGAATGATGAAGAAAAATTTGTATGATAATATTTATTTTCTTAAACCAATTGACGAAGTAAAATTTGTTATCGGAACCAGAGAGGATTATGATTGGGCAAAAGAGATAATTACTCAATACGATTTATCAAACAGATGCACAGTTCTTTTCTCACCTGTGTTTGGTCAGATTGAACCTGCAGATATAGTTCACTGGATACTTGAGGATAATCTACCAGTGAGATTTCAATTGCAGATGCACAAATACATCTGGCATCCGGAATCGAGAGGAGTTTGA
- the rpsT gene encoding 30S ribosomal protein S20: MAHHKSAKKRIRSSERKRLVNKMAESRIKTMYKKVLATDKKEEIEKLYKEAVALIDRNSAKGIIHKNNASRKKAALTRHFNKVLAS, translated from the coding sequence ATGGCTCATCATAAATCGGCTAAAAAGAGAATCAGGTCAAGTGAAAGAAAAAGACTTGTCAATAAGATGGCTGAATCAAGAATTAAAACAATGTATAAAAAAGTTTTAGCCACAGATAAAAAAGAAGAAATAGAAAAGCTTTATAAAGAGGCTGTTGCATTGATTGACAGAAATTCTGCTAAAGGAATAATTCACAAGAACAATGCTTCAAGAAAAAAAGCCGCACTAACAAGACATTTCAATAAAGTTTTAGCGAGCTAA
- a CDS encoding NTP transferase domain-containing protein, which translates to MAKENNSNEIIKTIEELSTDFRGSDEIAIILAAGHGKRIKSQRSKMLHKIWEVPTVERVYRACKNGIENCNTVIVVGIKALDVMKVIGKRESNKFAYQKEQNGTGHAVQVALEVIPESVKDGIVYVLPGDMGLLDAATMKKFREDFLQSGNDMMVLTGIYKGDPKQNYYGRIVRVKEKTIDGKSSGEDFGKVIEIIEYKDILALSDEALYIVEYKKKKYSFTKTELLEINEFNSGVYAFKYSKLRELIGNLKSDNVQNEIYITDLIYLFNQKGYSVGAVSPEEDYVVMGFNDKSVLKEMEAIARRKIYDRLKNIIEIADPDDFFIHEKVVEQIEEMDKKGVPLDIKIGKGAYIGENVKLNYNIDFGRATYVDGNVIFGKNVKLWLTVHLSCFPNQQLIIGDNVEILWGDIIKGNIVIGDNSRIESSVNMTGSDEYPLRIGKNVLIKGTSYLFGSIVEDGLFIEHSVLVKKKVKAVKDKNGNIKPVRYFIPKPEGEDLLEEID; encoded by the coding sequence ATGGCAAAAGAAAATAATTCAAACGAAATAATTAAAACAATAGAAGAACTCTCAACAGATTTCAGGGGTTCTGATGAGATTGCAATCATTCTTGCTGCAGGACATGGAAAAAGAATTAAATCGCAGCGATCAAAAATGCTTCATAAAATTTGGGAAGTTCCAACCGTTGAAAGAGTTTATCGTGCATGCAAAAACGGTATTGAGAATTGCAACACTGTTATTGTAGTTGGAATAAAAGCACTCGATGTAATGAAAGTAATCGGTAAACGCGAATCAAACAAGTTTGCTTATCAGAAAGAACAGAACGGAACAGGACACGCAGTACAGGTTGCACTTGAAGTTATTCCCGAAAGTGTTAAAGATGGAATTGTTTATGTTCTTCCGGGAGACATGGGATTACTCGATGCAGCAACAATGAAAAAATTCCGCGAAGATTTTCTTCAATCCGGAAACGATATGATGGTTCTAACCGGAATTTATAAAGGCGACCCGAAACAGAATTACTACGGAAGAATCGTACGCGTCAAAGAAAAAACAATTGATGGAAAATCATCAGGCGAAGACTTTGGGAAAGTGATTGAAATTATTGAGTACAAGGATATTCTCGCCTTAAGTGATGAAGCATTATATATTGTTGAATACAAGAAGAAAAAATATTCATTCACTAAAACCGAGTTACTTGAAATTAATGAATTCAATTCCGGTGTTTATGCTTTTAAATATTCAAAGCTCAGAGAATTAATTGGCAATCTTAAATCAGATAATGTGCAGAATGAAATTTATATCACAGATTTAATTTACCTTTTCAATCAAAAAGGTTACTCTGTTGGTGCTGTTTCACCTGAAGAAGATTATGTCGTGATGGGTTTCAACGATAAGAGCGTTCTTAAAGAAATGGAAGCAATCGCAAGAAGGAAAATTTATGATAGATTGAAAAACATAATCGAGATTGCTGATCCTGATGATTTCTTCATTCACGAGAAAGTTGTTGAGCAAATTGAAGAGATGGATAAGAAAGGAGTTCCTCTTGATATAAAAATTGGTAAAGGTGCATACATCGGTGAAAATGTTAAACTTAATTACAATATAGATTTTGGTCGTGCAACTTATGTTGATGGAAATGTGATTTTCGGAAAGAATGTAAAACTCTGGCTAACCGTTCATCTTTCTTGTTTCCCCAATCAGCAATTGATTATTGGCGATAATGTCGAAATACTTTGGGGAGATATAATTAAAGGTAATATAGTAATCGGAGATAATTCACGAATTGAATCCAGTGTTAATATGACCGGCAGTGATGAATATCCATTACGCATCGGCAAGAATGTTTTGATAAAAGGAACGAGCTATTTATTTGGTTCAATCGTCGAGGACGGATTATTTATTGAGCATTCAGTTCTTGTAAAGAAAAAAGTAAAAGCAGTAAAAGACAAAAATGGAAACATAAAACCCGTACGTTACTTTATTCCGAAACCGGAAGGCGAAGATCTACTCGAAGAGATTGATTGA
- a CDS encoding O-antigen ligase family protein — protein sequence MDNLIKSRFSEKIIFTFLSLLAVSFVLSLFVMQLAGALLFILWLFEKKNEKRKAFDTITAFILIFGLVRLITIFLSEYPQSSYESVYKEALFYTTAVALPFYLKTLEKKKVIELMLIFILGAAVISIIGTTRFFIGEVERAQSFSSSYTVFSGYLLTAFVSALFFPKKDKNLSQQIFWAVVYSIIFIGLLTSLGRANIAIALLALLVAIVLKQIPAKQIILLLIIAIIGFGVYSIRPSKVIGERVENITQLSDRDIIWQGAKEILFEHPVFGFGPRSFQQAFPLKDKFADKGIGGWHNDFLQIYFESGIIGLISFLVLLYVIITTSISQIRNKKTDAELKSLSTSVLASVIALILSAMVAGFITSVVLSIVFVFLISFLSRIDFELIHNQTN from the coding sequence ATGGATAATCTTATCAAAAGCAGATTTTCTGAAAAGATTATTTTCACATTCCTTTCTTTACTTGCTGTTAGTTTTGTGCTTTCATTATTTGTAATGCAACTTGCCGGAGCTTTGCTATTCATTTTATGGTTGTTCGAAAAGAAAAATGAAAAGAGAAAAGCATTTGATACAATCACAGCATTTATTTTGATTTTCGGTTTAGTCAGATTAATAACAATATTTCTTTCGGAATATCCACAAAGCAGCTATGAGTCAGTTTATAAAGAAGCTCTTTTCTATACAACTGCAGTCGCTTTACCATTTTATTTAAAGACACTTGAGAAGAAAAAAGTAATTGAATTGATGTTAATATTCATTTTAGGTGCTGCTGTAATTTCAATCATCGGAACCACAAGATTTTTTATTGGAGAAGTTGAAAGGGCACAATCTTTTTCTTCAAGTTATACGGTTTTTTCAGGATATCTTCTCACTGCTTTTGTTTCTGCACTTTTCTTTCCAAAGAAAGATAAAAATCTCAGTCAGCAAATATTCTGGGCTGTTGTTTACTCAATAATTTTCATCGGATTATTAACCTCACTTGGAAGAGCAAACATTGCGATTGCACTTTTAGCGTTATTAGTTGCAATTGTTTTAAAACAAATTCCTGCAAAACAAATCATTCTACTTTTGATTATTGCAATTATCGGATTTGGTGTTTATTCAATTCGTCCATCAAAGGTTATTGGAGAACGAGTTGAAAACATTACACAACTTTCTGACAGAGATATAATCTGGCAAGGCGCAAAAGAAATTTTATTTGAGCATCCGGTTTTTGGTTTTGGTCCGAGAAGTTTTCAGCAGGCATTTCCTCTTAAAGATAAATTTGCTGATAAAGGAATCGGCGGCTGGCATAACGATTTTCTTCAGATTTATTTTGAAAGCGGAATTATTGGTTTAATTTCTTTCCTGGTGCTTCTTTATGTAATTATCACAACTTCAATTAGTCAGATAAGAAATAAAAAAACAGATGCGGAATTAAAATCTCTTTCCACATCTGTTTTAGCTTCTGTAATTGCTCTGATTCTTTCTGCAATGGTTGCAGGATTTATAACTTCTGTTGTCTTATCAATTGTGTTTGTTTTTCTGATTTCGTTTTTATCAAGAATCGATTTTGAACTAATCCACAATCAAACTAATTAA
- a CDS encoding ABC transporter ATP-binding protein, translating to MNTYLRIISYVKPYWKHLVLTFIFTIFYALLNGASVYLTIPLLDTLFQESATKKVQQQTQIEQAKSILPDWIKEIQRSVTKSFNEYILSGDKADILIKICFVILIAFLFKNIFAYLQGYFMSYVEYGAMKDLRDEAYQHLHKLPISYFKRERVGNLISRFTNDVNIVQSSISATFSNLIKEPLTILVFLGIALSISWQLTLFALVILPFSMAIIAWIGFKLRRQTTKLQEKLADITSVLQETISGVKIVKAFGMEEFENKRFMKETKEFFRLVLRIVRVRNASSPLTEFLSVIVGAFIIYYGGLLVLEKNTITASEFLGFLFAIFQMMPPIKELSSVNNRIQEASAAGDRIFEILDTEPDIKDATDAIELKEFKNSIHFKNVSFKYEDSEEWVLSDINFSVNKGEIIALVGPSGGGKSTLVDLIPRFYDPTEGKILLDDLDIRKYTLKSLRSKMGIVTQETFLFNTTIRENIAYGLTDCPMEKIIEAAKTANAHNFIMEMPQQYETIIGERGVKLSGGQRQRLTIARALLKNPEIMIFDEATSALDNESEILVQEAIERLMENRTTFVIAHRLSTIRNATKIIVIDRGKIIQHGTHDELISDEKGLYKKLYEMQFRDNGV from the coding sequence ATGAATACATATTTAAGAATCATTAGTTATGTTAAGCCCTATTGGAAGCATCTTGTGCTTACATTCATCTTTACAATTTTTTATGCTCTGCTAAATGGCGCTTCTGTTTATTTAACAATTCCATTGCTCGATACACTTTTTCAGGAATCAGCAACAAAGAAAGTTCAGCAGCAAACTCAGATTGAACAGGCGAAAAGTATTTTACCGGATTGGATTAAAGAAATTCAGCGTTCGGTTACCAAATCTTTTAATGAATATATTCTCAGTGGAGATAAAGCTGATATTCTGATAAAAATTTGTTTTGTCATTCTGATTGCATTTCTGTTCAAAAATATTTTTGCTTATCTGCAGGGATATTTTATGTCTTATGTTGAGTACGGCGCAATGAAAGACTTACGGGATGAAGCTTATCAGCATTTACATAAACTTCCAATAAGTTATTTCAAAAGAGAGCGCGTCGGAAATCTGATTTCACGATTTACAAATGATGTTAATATTGTCCAGTCAAGTATCTCTGCGACTTTTTCAAATCTTATCAAAGAACCTTTAACAATATTAGTCTTTCTCGGAATTGCTCTTAGCATCAGCTGGCAGCTAACATTATTTGCATTGGTAATACTTCCCTTTTCAATGGCAATTATCGCATGGATTGGATTTAAACTCAGAAGACAAACAACAAAACTTCAGGAAAAGCTTGCTGATATTACAAGCGTTCTTCAGGAAACAATTTCAGGAGTAAAGATTGTTAAAGCTTTTGGGATGGAAGAGTTTGAGAACAAAAGATTTATGAAAGAGACGAAAGAATTTTTCAGATTGGTTTTAAGAATTGTTAGAGTTCGCAATGCTTCTTCACCATTAACTGAATTTCTAAGTGTAATTGTAGGTGCTTTTATTATTTACTACGGCGGACTTTTAGTACTTGAGAAAAATACAATCACTGCAAGTGAATTTTTAGGATTCCTTTTTGCAATTTTTCAGATGATGCCACCGATTAAAGAATTAAGCAGTGTGAACAACAGAATTCAGGAAGCAAGTGCTGCCGGCGACAGAATTTTTGAAATACTTGATACCGAACCGGATATCAAAGATGCAACCGATGCAATAGAGTTGAAAGAATTTAAAAATTCAATTCATTTCAAAAATGTTTCTTTCAAATATGAAGATTCAGAAGAATGGGTTTTGTCAGATATTAATTTCTCAGTTAATAAAGGAGAGATAATCGCATTGGTTGGTCCGAGTGGTGGTGGTAAGTCTACACTTGTAGATTTGATTCCAAGATTTTATGACCCAACAGAAGGAAAAATTCTCCTTGATGATCTTGATATTAGAAAATATACTTTGAAGTCTCTTCGTTCAAAGATGGGAATTGTAACTCAGGAAACTTTTCTTTTCAACACAACTATCAGAGAAAATATCGCATATGGATTAACTGATTGTCCGATGGAGAAAATAATTGAAGCTGCTAAAACAGCAAATGCACACAACTTCATTATGGAAATGCCACAACAATATGAAACAATTATTGGCGAACGAGGCGTTAAACTCTCAGGTGGACAAAGACAACGATTAACAATTGCGCGTGCATTATTAAAAAATCCGGAGATAATGATTTTTGATGAAGCAACTTCAGCACTTGATAATGAATCTGAAATTCTTGTTCAGGAAGCAATCGAAAGATTAATGGAAAACAGAACTACTTTTGTAATCGCTCACAGATTAAGTACAATCAGAAATGCTACCAAGATTATTGTAATTGACCGTGGAAAAATTATTCAGCACGGAACTCACGATGAGCTTATTTCAGATGAAAAGGGCCTCTACAAAAAATTATATGAAATGCAGTTCAGAGATAACGGTGTTTAA
- a CDS encoding site-2 protease family protein, whose amino-acid sequence MPEIQFSEKLVLFIKFIPVFLISITIHEFAHAFSAKKFGDTTAEQQGRYSLNPVKHIDPIGSLLLPFLSFFSGAFLIGWAKPVPVNPNNFRNPLRDNALVSFAGPLSNFLLAIVLFSVFVALQNTQSGLTNIFYYGTVFNIFLFCFNLLPIPPLDGSHILFSIFPNRFTAQWLNLGFYGSLILLFFIFSPLWKYFLMLINSILKLFLLIAGMR is encoded by the coding sequence ATGCCCGAGATTCAATTTAGTGAAAAGCTTGTGCTGTTTATAAAGTTTATTCCTGTTTTTCTTATTTCAATTACTATTCATGAATTTGCTCATGCTTTTTCTGCAAAGAAATTTGGAGATACAACTGCTGAACAGCAAGGAAGGTATTCTTTAAATCCTGTTAAACACATTGACCCGATTGGTTCTTTACTGTTACCGTTTTTATCTTTTTTCAGCGGTGCATTTCTGATTGGCTGGGCTAAACCTGTTCCTGTTAATCCAAATAATTTCAGAAATCCTTTAAGAGATAATGCATTAGTTTCTTTTGCCGGACCACTTTCAAATTTCTTGCTTGCAATAGTTTTGTTTTCTGTCTTTGTTGCTTTACAAAATACCCAATCAGGATTAACAAATATTTTTTACTACGGAACTGTGTTCAATATATTTTTATTTTGTTTTAATCTGTTACCCATTCCTCCGCTTGATGGTTCACACATTTTATTTTCAATCTTTCCAAACAGATTTACTGCCCAATGGTTGAATCTTGGTTTTTACGGTTCACTGATTTTATTGTTTTTTATTTTCAGTCCTTTGTGGAAATATTTTCTGATGCTGATTAACTCAATCCTGAAATTGTTTTTATTAATTGCAGGGATGAGATGA
- the xerD gene encoding site-specific tyrosine recombinase XerD has protein sequence MESFLKEYLATLKVEKNLSENTINSYKSDLTSFLNFISQSGVDDLSDIKANQIASFFKLLKDAGLNETSAARYFSSLKGFFKYLFRNDYIKSNPIERISPPKISRKLPEVLNVREINAILDQPNVKHTIGLRDKAILEVFYACGTRISELINIKLNDLFLSEEVIRVFGKGSKERLIPIGSSAIKWVEEYLQKSRPILAKNYKSENYLFLNQRGTKFSRMGIWKIVNYYARQAGIEKNVHPHTFRHSFATHLIEGGADLRAVQEMLGHADISTTQIYTHIDRDYIKLVHKKYHPRG, from the coding sequence ATGGAAAGTTTTCTTAAGGAATATCTCGCAACTCTTAAAGTTGAAAAAAATCTTTCTGAGAATACTATTAATTCTTATAAAAGCGATTTGACTTCATTTCTTAATTTTATTTCTCAATCAGGAGTTGATGATTTATCTGATATAAAAGCAAATCAGATTGCTTCATTCTTTAAACTTCTTAAAGATGCGGGATTAAATGAAACCTCGGCAGCTAGATATTTTTCTTCGCTGAAAGGATTTTTCAAATATCTTTTCAGGAATGATTACATTAAATCAAATCCGATTGAAAGAATTTCTCCACCTAAGATTTCAAGAAAACTTCCTGAGGTTTTGAATGTTCGTGAAATAAATGCAATACTCGATCAGCCAAATGTTAAGCATACAATTGGCTTGAGAGATAAAGCTATTCTTGAAGTTTTTTATGCTTGCGGCACAAGAATTTCAGAGCTGATAAACATTAAACTGAACGATCTTTTTCTTTCGGAAGAAGTTATCAGAGTTTTTGGTAAAGGTTCTAAAGAAAGATTGATTCCGATTGGTTCATCAGCAATTAAATGGGTTGAAGAATATCTTCAGAAAAGCAGACCAATACTTGCAAAGAACTATAAAAGCGAAAATTATCTTTTTCTGAATCAGCGCGGAACAAAATTTTCCCGAATGGGAATCTGGAAGATTGTAAATTATTATGCCAGGCAGGCGGGTATTGAAAAGAATGTTCATCCGCACACATTCAGACATTCATTCGCAACTCATTTAATTGAAGGCGGAGCAGATTTACGAGCAGTTCAGGAAATGCTTGGTCATGCTGATATTTCAACTACTCAGATTTATACTCACATTGACAGAGATTATATTAAGTTAGTTCATAAAAAATATCATCCGAGAGGTTAA
- a CDS encoding HDIG domain-containing metalloprotein, with translation MSDKSNPVQSKGIKRKTLIFLITTIVIVFMFPKGESLDFQVSEGTIWTNEDLIAPFSFPILKDPLVYASEVKQAEESVYPVFVRREINIQDTIKSFNKYLIEILDENLKQETSNVLNPTFFSPENFSLMLSLHKEYKNSTRNRKPLTEYFDLIIPVIEKYAKKGLLNITSRERKKDSIAVRIGNIDKIDPITEYKLLDEAKNEIKTEIENLILPEDVKKILIEYANNFTIPNLIYDPQATELEIEQAKNSVPRYSGIVNENERIVAKHDRITKQVKLKIESYKEAKGDEVSQLDSALQFLGKFLHIGALLAIFGIYLYLFRKRIFFDTRKVLLISFLFIFLSFITFLVNSVTIKAPIQYLIFIPVASMILTITFDSRVGFYSTVIITLITGALRGNDYTFMATNFIAGALSVYTVRDIKNRTQIFRSFLFIMIGYLTSIFAFGLERFATLNTMLYESAFAVSNALISPALTYGLLIFFERIFRITTDLTLLELSNYERPLLRELATKAPGTFNHTLIMSLIAESAAEKIGAHTLLARVGALYHDIGKTISPHAFVENQMKGENLHENLKPEESVQILLRHVQEGIELAKLNKLPQEIIDFIPMHHGTTVMTFFYEKAKEIYGEENVNVEDYKYKGPKPNTKETAIVMLADGCESAVRSITEPDETKIENMVNTIINSRLRDGQLDDSPLTFADIKKIKEAFLNILILQNHKRIKYPRQQEAESGIDTTDNN, from the coding sequence ATGAGCGATAAGTCTAATCCGGTTCAATCCAAAGGAATAAAAAGAAAAACTTTAATTTTTCTTATAACTACAATTGTGATTGTCTTTATGTTTCCTAAAGGTGAGTCACTTGATTTTCAGGTGAGTGAAGGAACCATCTGGACAAATGAAGATTTGATTGCGCCATTTAGTTTTCCGATTCTTAAAGATCCTCTTGTTTATGCAAGTGAAGTTAAACAGGCAGAAGAATCAGTTTATCCGGTTTTCGTAAGAAGAGAAATTAATATTCAGGATACAATTAAATCTTTCAACAAATATCTGATTGAAATATTAGATGAGAACCTCAAACAGGAAACATCCAATGTTTTAAATCCGACCTTCTTCTCTCCGGAAAATTTTTCTCTAATGTTATCTCTTCACAAAGAATACAAGAACTCAACAAGAAATCGTAAACCTTTAACTGAATATTTTGATTTGATAATTCCCGTCATCGAAAAATATGCTAAGAAGGGTTTGCTTAATATTACCTCGAGAGAAAGAAAGAAGGACAGTATTGCGGTAAGGATTGGCAACATTGATAAAATTGATCCTATAACAGAATACAAATTGCTTGACGAAGCTAAAAATGAGATTAAAACTGAAATTGAAAACCTCATTCTACCTGAAGATGTAAAGAAAATTTTAATTGAGTACGCGAACAATTTTACAATTCCAAACCTTATTTACGACCCACAGGCAACGGAGCTTGAGATTGAACAGGCAAAAAACAGTGTACCTCGTTACTCGGGAATTGTTAATGAGAATGAAAGAATAGTTGCAAAGCACGATAGAATAACCAAACAGGTTAAACTGAAAATTGAATCCTACAAAGAAGCCAAAGGCGATGAAGTTAGTCAGCTTGATTCTGCACTTCAATTCCTTGGAAAGTTTTTACACATCGGAGCATTGCTTGCTATATTCGGAATTTATCTTTATCTGTTCCGTAAAAGAATTTTTTTCGACACCAGAAAGGTTTTACTTATTTCATTTCTCTTCATCTTTTTATCATTCATAACATTTCTGGTTAATTCAGTTACTATTAAAGCTCCTATTCAGTATCTGATTTTCATTCCGGTTGCATCAATGATACTTACAATTACTTTTGATTCGCGTGTAGGATTTTATTCAACTGTAATCATAACACTTATTACTGGAGCTTTGCGTGGTAATGATTATACTTTTATGGCAACCAATTTCATTGCTGGTGCTTTATCTGTTTATACCGTTCGGGATATAAAAAACCGGACTCAGATTTTCAGATCGTTCCTTTTTATTATGATTGGTTATCTTACTTCAATCTTTGCCTTTGGGCTTGAAAGATTTGCCACACTGAATACAATGCTTTATGAATCTGCATTCGCTGTTTCAAACGCTTTGATAAGTCCCGCATTAACTTACGGACTTCTGATTTTCTTCGAACGAATTTTCAGAATTACAACAGATCTCACTTTGCTTGAACTTTCAAACTATGAAAGACCTTTGTTGAGAGAACTTGCTACAAAAGCTCCCGGAACATTTAATCATACATTAATAATGAGTCTGATTGCTGAATCTGCAGCAGAAAAAATTGGTGCTCATACTTTACTTGCAAGAGTTGGCGCACTTTATCACGATATCGGTAAGACAATTTCACCACACGCTTTTGTTGAAAATCAGATGAAAGGAGAAAATCTCCACGAAAATTTAAAGCCCGAAGAAAGCGTTCAGATTTTATTAAGACATGTTCAGGAAGGAATTGAACTTGCAAAACTTAATAAGCTTCCGCAGGAGATAATTGATTTTATTCCAATGCATCATGGAACAACTGTTATGACTTTCTTCTACGAAAAAGCAAAAGAAATTTATGGCGAAGAAAATGTTAATGTTGAAGATTACAAATACAAAGGACCTAAACCAAACACAAAAGAAACTGCAATTGTAATGCTTGCTGACGGATGTGAATCAGCTGTCCGTTCGATAACTGAGCCGGATGAAACTAAAATTGAAAATATGGTAAACACAATTATCAACTCTCGTTTGCGTGATGGTCAGCTTGATGATTCGCCGCTTACTTTTGCAGATATCAAAAAAATAAAGGAAGCTTTTCTTAATATTCTGATTTTACAAAATCACAAAAGAATAAAATATCCGCGTCAACAAGAAGCTGAATCAGGTATTGATACAACAGACAATAATTGA